A genomic region of Caldicellulosiruptor acetigenus contains the following coding sequences:
- the purE gene encoding 5-(carboxyamino)imidazole ribonucleotide mutase yields the protein MKKPLVGIIMGSDSDLPVMKEAAKVLEDFGIEYEITIVSAHRTPERMFKYAKEAEVRGIEVIIAGAGGAAHLPGMVASISSLPVIGVPVKTSSLNGLDSLMSIVQMPAGVPVATVAINNAKNAGILAAEILGIKYPNIRQKVVEYKEKMRLEVEEKAKGLESVGYEEYLKRRQDG from the coding sequence ATGAAAAAACCACTTGTTGGAATTATTATGGGGAGCGATTCTGACCTTCCTGTTATGAAAGAGGCGGCAAAAGTTTTAGAAGATTTTGGGATAGAGTATGAGATAACAATTGTTTCCGCTCACAGAACTCCTGAGAGGATGTTCAAATATGCAAAAGAGGCAGAAGTACGGGGGATAGAAGTAATTATTGCTGGGGCTGGCGGTGCTGCACACCTTCCTGGCATGGTTGCTTCAATTTCATCTTTGCCGGTTATTGGCGTTCCAGTAAAAACTTCTTCTTTAAATGGTCTGGATTCTCTTATGTCAATTGTGCAAATGCCAGCAGGAGTGCCTGTTGCAACGGTAGCGATAAATAATGCCAAAAATGCTGGTATTTTGGCAGCTGAAATCCTTGGTATAAAGTATCCCAATATCAGACAAAAGGTGGTTGAATATAAAGAAAAAATGAGATTAGAAGTAGAAGAAAAAGCTAAAGGCTTAGAAAGTGTTGGGTATGAAGAATATCTTAAAAGGAGGCAGGATGGGTGA
- a CDS encoding 5-(carboxyamino)imidazole ribonucleotide synthase, which produces MFFEEFVVNYIWKGEMKRDMHHSTFGFPIKKIGIIGGGQLGKMLAQKAKQMGFYVISLDPSPECPAASVSDELIVSDFYNSEKLKELVEKSDITTYEIEHINTQVLRDLYDKGYQIYPSPYCLEIIQDKYKQKQMFKNANLPVPRFEKVTHLDVSFFEKFGFPCVQKSSKGGYDGRGVVVIKDKEDLNKVLKTESFVEELVDIKKELAVMVARNKRGDVKSYPVVEMVFEQSANILDFLVAPARIDEKIAQKAKEIAIKVVEVLDGVGVFGVELFLTKDDEILINEVAPRPHNSGHYTIEACVTSQFEQHIRAICDLPLGSTRQLSPAVMINLLGEKDYKGKPKIEGLAESLSIEGVSFHFYGKKMTAPFRKMGHVTILDDNLEVAIEKAKRVKEVLKIKAEV; this is translated from the coding sequence TTGTTTTTTGAAGAGTTTGTGGTAAACTATATTTGGAAAGGAGAGATGAAAAGAGATATGCATCACAGCACTTTTGGTTTTCCCATAAAGAAAATTGGAATTATTGGTGGCGGACAGCTGGGTAAGATGCTTGCGCAAAAGGCAAAACAGATGGGCTTTTATGTCATCTCTTTAGACCCAAGCCCTGAGTGTCCTGCTGCTTCAGTCTCTGATGAGCTAATTGTGAGTGATTTTTACAACTCTGAAAAGTTAAAAGAGCTTGTTGAAAAAAGTGATATCACCACTTACGAGATAGAACATATCAACACTCAAGTGTTAAGAGACCTTTACGATAAGGGATATCAAATATATCCGTCGCCTTATTGTTTAGAGATTATTCAAGACAAATACAAACAAAAGCAAATGTTTAAAAACGCTAACCTCCCCGTACCAAGGTTTGAAAAGGTAACTCATTTGGATGTATCTTTTTTTGAGAAGTTTGGTTTCCCGTGTGTCCAAAAATCTTCAAAAGGCGGTTATGATGGAAGAGGTGTTGTTGTAATAAAGGACAAAGAGGATTTAAATAAAGTACTTAAGACAGAATCTTTTGTAGAAGAGTTAGTTGACATAAAAAAGGAATTGGCAGTGATGGTTGCCAGAAACAAAAGAGGAGATGTTAAAAGCTATCCTGTTGTTGAGATGGTTTTTGAGCAGTCAGCTAACATTCTTGATTTTTTAGTTGCACCTGCTAGGATTGACGAAAAGATAGCACAAAAAGCAAAAGAAATAGCAATCAAGGTGGTTGAAGTGCTGGATGGTGTTGGCGTGTTTGGAGTTGAGCTGTTTTTGACAAAGGATGACGAAATTTTAATAAATGAAGTTGCTCCAAGACCACATAACTCTGGGCATTATACAATAGAAGCATGTGTTACAAGTCAGTTTGAACAGCATATAAGAGCAATCTGCGACTTGCCACTCGGCTCTACAAGGCAACTTTCACCGGCTGTCATGATAAACCTCTTGGGCGAAAAAGATTATAAAGGAAAACCAAAGATAGAGGGCTTGGCAGAAAGTTTGTCTATAGAAGGAGTTTCGTTTCATTTCTATGGTAAGAAGATGACAGCACCTTTTAGAAAAATGGGGCATGTGACAATACTTGATGACAACTTGGAAGTAGCAATTGAAAAAGCAAAGAGGGTTAAAGAAGTACTCAAAATTAAAGCGGAGGTGTAA
- a CDS encoding DUF4914 family protein has protein sequence MVKLLNLKVKDEVYEILSSCKGIIMPEKRLDFIDLSLGGKDNMVFEVKYEVEGKGEVVEAIVTRCKNGIVVNYPDVYMRRRDPDSLIIGDDGETDKQRYKDIYGDNFEAVRKETFEWLKKQELIVYGFYAGGKEHGYPALVIAPANAAFFGFALADIQGFIPKSEFEKIDVFEPKAVIYVAPPFRHTHFNGKQVVVHNRLNGVHEIFSYNLYPGPSAKKGVYGVLLNIGEMEGWVAAHASTVRIVTPYDNVITIMHEGASGGGKSEMCQQMHREKDNRVLLGENIITKERIYLEIKESCEIHPVTDDIALVHPSLQKGSKMVVKDAEQGWFVRLDNIPHYGTDPQLERLCIHPPEPLIFLNLEGVPGSTCLIWEHTMDEPGKPCPNPRVILPRRFIPNIVDEPVEVDIRSFGVRTPPCTKQKPTYGIIGMFHLLPPALAWLWRLVSPRGHANPSITQAEALSSEGVGSYWPFATGLMVKQANLLLEQILQFTKTQYILIPNQHIGAYKVGFMPQWITREYLAKRGNVKLRPDQLKPAKLPLLGWALEYMKVEGTYIPKFLLQVDLQQEVGEEGYMEGAKILTEFFKKEIIKFKTLDLHPLGRKIIECCLDDGSLDDYVSLIK, from the coding sequence ATGGTCAAGCTTCTAAACTTAAAGGTAAAAGATGAAGTGTATGAAATTTTAAGCAGCTGCAAAGGAATAATTATGCCAGAAAAGAGACTTGATTTTATAGATTTATCCCTTGGTGGAAAAGATAATATGGTGTTTGAGGTAAAGTATGAGGTAGAAGGTAAGGGCGAAGTGGTTGAGGCAATAGTTACAAGATGTAAAAATGGTATTGTTGTGAATTATCCTGATGTGTACATGAGAAGAAGAGACCCAGATAGCTTAATTATTGGTGATGATGGTGAAACTGATAAGCAGAGATACAAAGATATTTATGGAGACAATTTTGAAGCCGTAAGAAAAGAAACATTTGAGTGGTTAAAAAAGCAAGAATTAATAGTGTATGGCTTCTATGCTGGTGGAAAGGAACATGGTTATCCTGCTTTGGTCATAGCTCCAGCTAATGCTGCATTTTTTGGATTTGCTCTTGCTGATATTCAGGGGTTTATTCCAAAAAGCGAATTTGAAAAGATTGATGTTTTTGAACCAAAAGCAGTGATATATGTAGCTCCACCTTTTAGACATACACATTTTAACGGTAAACAAGTGGTTGTGCACAATAGGTTAAATGGCGTCCATGAAATATTTTCATATAACTTGTACCCAGGACCAAGTGCTAAAAAGGGAGTATATGGTGTACTTTTGAACATTGGCGAAATGGAAGGCTGGGTTGCAGCTCATGCTTCAACAGTCAGGATTGTTACACCATACGACAATGTGATAACAATCATGCACGAGGGAGCAAGTGGTGGCGGAAAGAGCGAAATGTGCCAGCAGATGCATAGAGAAAAAGACAATAGAGTTTTGCTTGGAGAAAATATTATAACCAAAGAAAGAATTTACCTTGAGATAAAAGAATCCTGCGAGATACATCCCGTGACAGACGATATAGCACTTGTCCATCCCAGCCTTCAAAAGGGTTCGAAAATGGTTGTAAAAGACGCTGAACAAGGTTGGTTTGTAAGGCTTGATAATATTCCACATTACGGTACAGACCCACAGCTTGAAAGGCTTTGCATTCATCCACCGGAGCCGTTAATATTCTTGAATTTAGAAGGTGTGCCTGGTTCAACCTGTCTTATATGGGAACACACAATGGATGAGCCAGGAAAACCTTGTCCTAACCCAAGAGTTATTTTGCCTCGCAGGTTTATTCCGAACATTGTGGATGAACCTGTTGAGGTTGACATACGAAGCTTTGGAGTGAGAACACCACCTTGCACTAAACAAAAGCCGACTTACGGTATTATAGGGATGTTTCACCTTTTACCACCTGCATTGGCATGGCTGTGGAGGCTTGTTAGTCCCCGCGGCCATGCAAATCCAAGCATAACACAGGCAGAAGCATTAAGTTCTGAAGGAGTTGGTTCTTACTGGCCATTTGCAACAGGACTTATGGTAAAGCAAGCAAATCTTTTGCTTGAACAGATTTTGCAGTTTACAAAGACCCAGTATATTCTCATTCCAAACCAGCACATAGGTGCGTACAAGGTTGGTTTTATGCCGCAATGGATAACAAGAGAGTATTTAGCAAAAAGAGGTAATGTAAAATTAAGACCTGACCAGCTAAAGCCTGCAAAGCTGCCGCTTTTGGGATGGGCACTTGAATACATGAAAGTTGAAGGAACTTATATACCAAAGTTTTTACTCCAGGTTGACCTTCAGCAGGAGGTTGGAGAAGAAGGCTATATGGAAGGAGCAAAGATTTTGACAGAATTCTTTAAGAAAGAGATTATAAAATTCAAAACATTGGATTTACATCCCCTTGGAAGAAAAATTATAGAATGCTGCTTAGATGATGGAAGCTTAGATGATTATGTATCTTTGATAAAATAG